CGGTGTACTCGATGTCCATCACCCGGTCGTCGAACGACTTTGCGTACGTGCCGCACTCGTCGTACTGGCCGCACTCCTCGGCCACCGCGAAGTCGAGCTTGGTCCTCGACCTGAGCCCGGCCAGTTCCGAGGTGTTCTTCTGCCCGATGGCCAGCCCCCGGGCGTGTGCGTGGGCCGAGAGGAGCGTGATGAACGCGGTGGCGTCGTTCGCCGTCAGCAGATGGCCGGAACGGGTGTAGCTGTCGTAGTTGTCAGGCTCGACGGCGTCGAATCCCTTGTCGGCGCATTCGTCGATCCAGCGGTTGACCCGCGCGGCCACCCGCTTGCGCCTGGCCGGCGTGCGGAGGTCGAGGAGCGCCTCGTTCCAGTCGTGGTCCACGACGACCGTGCCGTGCGCATCCCGCAGCAGCAGATCGGCCGGCCACGCCTTCGACTCGTCCGGCTGGGCCTGGAAGGCGTTGACGTAACAGATGTTGTACACGCCGGGCGCGGGCGAGTCCGAACGATCGCGGCTGACGATACGGACGTCGGACGGTGGTGGATAGGCGCCGCCGATCTGGTAGTCGAAGCCCGCGTGGAGCGGGGGAGTTGTACGGTCCCCGGGCTCGACGGGGAGGCCTTACCCTGCTGGGGTGGCGTCCCCTCGTCAGACCCGGTCGTACAGCTCACCAGCGTCGCGAGCGCCACCAGGGCGGCGGCCGCCCCCAGGCCGGTGACGCGGGAAACACGTTGGGCGGGAATGTCGGCTCCATTCGATCGCGGGTACGACCCCGCCTCGGACGCTCCCGCGGTCCTGGCGACTTTGGCCGGACTCGAACGGTGTCCGCTACCGGCTGGGCGCACCTCTGCGTGCCCGGCGCGGCGCCTGGGCACCTCAGGATCACATCGTCTGGACGACACCCGCGTCAAGGCGGCCCCCGCGACACCCGCGTGGGTCGCGGACCCGGCCCAGTCACATGACAGAAGCGCCGCCGTGACCTGCGGCGTGATGCTGACCGTCACCCTGTTGTCGTAGCCGCGGAACTCAAGGAGGAGGACACCTCATGCCCATCGGAATCATCGGTGCCGGAGCCATCGGCCGGGCCCTCGCCTATCGGTTCGTGGCGGCGGGCGAGCAGGTCGTCATCAGCAACAGCCGGGGACCGCAGTCACTGCGGGACCTCGCCGCCTCGATCGGCCCGGCCCTGACGCCCGCCACCGTCGCGGAGTCGGCCAAGGAGGAGATCGTCGTCCTCGCCGTGCCGTGGCGACGGCTGAGCGAGGCGGTGGCCGCCGCGGACGTCCTCGACTGGCAGGAGCGGATCGTCATCGACACCACCAACCCGCTCGGACCGCCCGACTTCAAGGTCGCCGACCTCGACGGCCGCACCTCCAGCGAGGTCGTCGCCGAACTCGTCCCCGGAGCACGGCTGGTGAAGGCGTTCAACACCCTGACGCCGGCGGTGCTCGGCTCCGATCCGCGCACTTTTGTCGGACGGCGGGTGATCTTCCTCTCGGGAAACCACCCCGGGGCCAACGAGCGCGTCACGCGGCTGGCGGATCGGGTGGGGTGGGCGGTCATCAATCTGGGCCCGCTGGCGTCCGGCGGACGGCTGCAGCAGTTCCCGGGCGGCCCCCTGCCGACGCTCAATCTGCTCCTGGAGCCCTGACCCACGCCGTATTGTCAGGACATGACCGGAGACCGCATCGAACTGGCCGTACACGACCACGGTGGTGACGGCCCACCCCTGCTTCTGCTGCACGGAGCCAGGCGTACGCTCGCCGACTGGGCCGCCGTGGCCCCCCTCCTCGTCCCCCGGCACCGGGTGCTCGCCGTGGACCTGCGCGGACACGGTCTCTCACCGTCGGGGACCTGGAGTCTTCCCCGGGTACTGGACGACATCGAGGCGGTGCTCGAACGGTACGACCTGCCCGGCGCGCTGCCCGTCGGGCACTCGCTCGGCGGGATGATCGCCGTACGGTACGGGCTGGAGCATCCGGACGTCACGCCCGGCGCGGTGAACCTGGACGGATACGGCTGGGGCCGCCCCGACCAGTACGTGGGCCTCGACCCGGTGTACGTCGAGGAGCGCCTCACCCAGGTGCGGGAGTCGGCGACCGCGACGGTGTCCGGCGGACCGCTGCCGGCGGACGGCCTCAAGGACCTGCTCGCCGAGCAGCGCGCACTCTCCGACCGACTGGGCATTCCCTACGAGCTGTTGGAGGCCGGCCTGCTGCGCAGCGTGCGGCCCGCGCCCGACGGACGGCTGGTGGTGCACCCCGAACGCGCGCTCGTGCTGGAGATGCTGGCCGCCGTCGACGCACTCGACCTCTTCGACCTGTTCGACGCCTTCGCGCGGACGCGGCGCCCACTGCTGCTCGGACGGGCCGCGCGACCCGTACCGCCCGCCCCCGGCCTGCCCTGGTTCGACGAACTGATGACGGCGTACGGGAAGGGGCTCGCCAGGGACCTCGCCGAACTGGCCGGGCGGCGGACCACCGTGCGGGTCGTCGGGATCGACGGTACGCACGAGATGCTCCTGGAGAGTCCCGGCGCGGTCGCCCATGCCCTCCTCGCCTTCACCTCCGAGGCGTTCCCCGGGTCCGAGTCATGACGCCGCTCGGTGACGAGTGGATCGTCGGCCGGGACCACGAACTGGCTCTGCTGTCACGGTTGGTGGACGCTCTCACGACGGGGCGGACCGGGGCCCTGCTGATGACGGGAGGCCCCGGCGCGGGCAAGAGCGCCCTCCTCGACGCCGCCGCCCGCATGGCCCGCCGGTCCGGGGTACGGGTGTTGCGCTGCCGGGGGAGCGAGGGCGAGTCGGGCCTCCCCTTCGCCGGACTGCACCAGCTGCTGCGACCCTTCCTCGACCTGGCCGAGGGGTTGCCCGCACGCCAGCGGGCCGCCTTGCTCGGCGTGTTCGGACTCGACGACGGCACGCCGACGGTCTCCGACCCCCTGCTGACCTCGCTCGGCGCGCTCACCCTGCTCTCCGACGTCGCGGAGCACGGCCCGCTCCTCCTGGTGATCGACGACACCCACTGGCTGGACCTGGGCACCCTCGACGTTCTGGCCTTCATGGCCCGACGCCTCGAAGGCGAGCCGGTCGCCCTGCTCCTGGCGGCGCGCGACACCGCCGTACCCGCGCAACTCGACGGTCAGGTCGATCGGTTGTCGATCGAGCCGCTCGACCCGGCCGCAGCCGGACGGCTCCTCGACCATCAGCCCCGGCCACCCGCGGGTCGGGCCCGCTCCCGCGTCCTCGAACAGGCGGCGGGTGTCCCGCTCGCCCTCGTCGAACTCGCCCGGGCCGTGGCGCGCGACCCGGCCGCCGCCCACGAGGACGCGCTGCCCCTCACCGACCGGCTGGAAGCCATCTTCGCCGCGGACCTTCCCGAACTTCCACCGGTCACCCGTGAGTTGCTGCTCTACGCGGCGGCCGCGGAGAGTGCCGAGCTGCCCGTGATCCTCTCGGCCGTGGGAGACCGGGCGACCCCGGACGACTGGCTGCCCGCCGAACGCGCCGGACTCGTCCGCGTCGACGCCGACCGGGTCCGCTTCCGCCATCCGCTGATACGTTCCGCGGTCTACCGGTCCGCGACCTACGCCGAACGCCACACAGCCCACCGAGCGCTCGCCGACGTCCTCGTCGGCGATCCCGACCGCCGTGCCTGGCACCACGCGGCCGCCGCCTCCGGCGTCGACGAGGAGGCCGCCCGGGAACTCGACGACAGCGCGGCCCGGGCACAGCGTCGCGGCGGCTACGCGGCCGCCGCGACGGCCCTCGAACGCGCGGCGCGGCTCAGTCCCGACCCCACCGTCCGCGCCGGGCGCCTGGTACGGGCCGCGACCATGGCGATGTACGCCGGTCACCCGCGGTGGGTCGGCGAACTCAGCACCCAGGTCGCCACCCTCACCGACGAACCGGCCCTCCTCGCCGAGGCCTCGCTCCGGGCGGGCTGGGCGCTCGCCGTGACCACCCGGTTCGCGGGCTCGCTCGGCTTCCTGTTGCCGGTCGCCGAGGCCGCCGTCGACGAGGACCCCGTACTGACCCTCGACGCCCTGACGACGGCCACCACACCCGCGTACAACTCCGGCGCCCCGGAGCACCGCGAGAAGATCCTGCGGATCGCGGAGCGAGTGCCGCCGCAGGAAGACGAGATCGGCCGGCTCTGGGCCCTCGCCGGCTGTGATCCGCTGCGGAACCGGGCGCGAGCCCTCGCGATGTTCGCGCGCGCCTGGACCGATCCCCTCGCGGAGCCCAGAGCGCGCCCGGAACTGGACCTCCCGCTGGCCCGGATGGTCGTCCTGGGCGGGACGGCCTGGGTCCTGGACGAGACCGCCGAGGCGATACGGCTGCTCGGCGCGGCCATGGACCATCTGCGCCGCTCCCCGACCTCCGGGGCCAACGCCACCGTGGCTCAGG
This portion of the Streptomyces mirabilis genome encodes:
- a CDS encoding NADPH-dependent F420 reductase — its product is MPIGIIGAGAIGRALAYRFVAAGEQVVISNSRGPQSLRDLAASIGPALTPATVAESAKEEIVVLAVPWRRLSEAVAAADVLDWQERIVIDTTNPLGPPDFKVADLDGRTSSEVVAELVPGARLVKAFNTLTPAVLGSDPRTFVGRRVIFLSGNHPGANERVTRLADRVGWAVINLGPLASGGRLQQFPGGPLPTLNLLLEP
- a CDS encoding alpha/beta hydrolase, which encodes MTGDRIELAVHDHGGDGPPLLLLHGARRTLADWAAVAPLLVPRHRVLAVDLRGHGLSPSGTWSLPRVLDDIEAVLERYDLPGALPVGHSLGGMIAVRYGLEHPDVTPGAVNLDGYGWGRPDQYVGLDPVYVEERLTQVRESATATVSGGPLPADGLKDLLAEQRALSDRLGIPYELLEAGLLRSVRPAPDGRLVVHPERALVLEMLAAVDALDLFDLFDAFARTRRPLLLGRAARPVPPAPGLPWFDELMTAYGKGLARDLAELAGRRTTVRVVGIDGTHEMLLESPGAVAHALLAFTSEAFPGSES
- a CDS encoding helix-turn-helix transcriptional regulator; translation: MTPLGDEWIVGRDHELALLSRLVDALTTGRTGALLMTGGPGAGKSALLDAAARMARRSGVRVLRCRGSEGESGLPFAGLHQLLRPFLDLAEGLPARQRAALLGVFGLDDGTPTVSDPLLTSLGALTLLSDVAEHGPLLLVIDDTHWLDLGTLDVLAFMARRLEGEPVALLLAARDTAVPAQLDGQVDRLSIEPLDPAAAGRLLDHQPRPPAGRARSRVLEQAAGVPLALVELARAVARDPAAAHEDALPLTDRLEAIFAADLPELPPVTRELLLYAAAAESAELPVILSAVGDRATPDDWLPAERAGLVRVDADRVRFRHPLIRSAVYRSATYAERHTAHRALADVLVGDPDRRAWHHAAAASGVDEEAARELDDSAARAQRRGGYAAAATALERAARLSPDPTVRAGRLVRAATMAMYAGHPRWVGELSTQVATLTDEPALLAEASLRAGWALAVTTRFAGSLGFLLPVAEAAVDEDPVLTLDALTTATTPAYNSGAPEHREKILRIAERVPPQEDEIGRLWALAGCDPLRNRARALAMFARAWTDPLAEPRARPELDLPLARMVVLGGTAWVLDETAEAIRLLGAAMDHLRRSPTSGANATVAQALALALYESGSWTEARAALDEAYGLAAEGGLENVVVGAPVLRATLLALRGDTEEARAAVQRAVHGIDLPNCRSLQVRTHYALGAAALAEGDHAAAYDRFRAVYTRQPEPEPLHFHASDYYLADLVAAAVRTGRAEDARLVLDTTRRRLAEGETSARLTAIVHRADALLAEPDDAERHFTAALADPAGDRWPFERAQVRLDYAEWLRRRRRAVEARPLLAAALEVFERLGTRPWTDRTRAELRAAGVTPASPSVGSADSLAELTPQQLQIARLAAAGLTNREIGERIFLSPRTVGFHLYRIFPKLGITSRAQLRDALPEPGE